One segment of Streptomyces bathyalis DNA contains the following:
- a CDS encoding TAXI family TRAP transporter solute-binding subunit, whose translation MLSLRRTASRLTGGLHAGRRHLLRAAAAVTVVLGVLVWWLVPGGSASPSGTVTFATGVPTGVYARYGSLLQERLHRELPDVQLRLLSSQGSVQNLDLVTSGKASFTIAASDAVATYRDGKEPGADGLRACARLYDDYMQLVVPAGSGVRSAKDLKGMRVGVGQKRSGVNLIAGRLLRAAGLDVDKDVHAVRQGIDRMPDLLEKGKIDAFFWSGGLPTAAIENLSARTNIQLVQLGDLVEKLHALEPETRYYRAAVMPADAYPSIQQGEPVDTVAVANLLVTTDRTDTALTEGMTRAVLNSRDQIGEKVHAAQKVDRRTAIYTAPLPLHKGARHYYRSVKP comes from the coding sequence ATGTTGAGCCTCCGACGTACCGCAAGCCGACTGACCGGCGGGCTGCACGCGGGCAGACGGCACCTGCTGCGCGCCGCCGCGGCCGTGACCGTCGTGCTCGGGGTGCTCGTGTGGTGGCTGGTGCCCGGCGGGAGCGCCTCCCCCAGCGGCACGGTCACCTTCGCCACCGGCGTGCCGACGGGCGTGTACGCGCGCTACGGCTCTCTCCTCCAGGAACGTCTCCACCGCGAACTGCCCGATGTCCAGCTGCGGTTGCTCAGCAGTCAGGGCTCGGTGCAGAACCTCGACCTGGTCACGTCCGGCAAGGCCTCCTTCACCATTGCCGCCTCGGACGCGGTGGCCACCTACCGGGACGGCAAGGAACCGGGCGCCGACGGGCTGCGCGCGTGCGCGCGGCTGTACGACGACTACATGCAGCTCGTCGTTCCGGCGGGCTCGGGCGTGCGCAGCGCCAAGGACCTGAAGGGCATGCGGGTGGGCGTCGGCCAGAAGAGGTCCGGGGTGAACCTCATCGCGGGAAGGCTGCTGCGCGCCGCCGGACTCGACGTCGACAAGGACGTGCACGCGGTGCGCCAGGGCATCGACCGCATGCCCGACCTGCTGGAGAAGGGGAAGATCGACGCCTTCTTCTGGTCCGGGGGCCTGCCGACCGCCGCCATCGAGAACCTGTCGGCGAGGACCAACATCCAGCTCGTACAGCTCGGTGATCTGGTGGAGAAGCTCCACGCCCTCGAACCCGAGACGCGCTATTACCGCGCCGCCGTGATGCCTGCCGACGCCTACCCGTCCATCCAGCAGGGCGAGCCCGTCGACACCGTCGCCGTGGCGAACCTCCTGGTGACCACGGACCGTACGGACACCGCCCTCACCGAAGGCATGACGCGGGCGGTACTCAACAGCCGCGACCAGATCGGCGAGAAGGTCCACGCGGCGCAGAAGGTCGACAGGCGCACCGCGATCTACACGGCGCCGCTGCCGCTGCACAAGGGCGCGCGGCACTACTACAGGTCGGTCAAGCCCTGA
- a CDS encoding class III extradiol dioxygenase subunit B-like domain-containing protein: MLVAAATCPSPPLLVPEVAGGAAHEMDAARAACDEALGALADARPDSLVVIGPAEQPARGTHPQGARGSFRGFGVDLDVSLGKGEPPAEARPLPSSLAVGAWLLAREGWTTSPVEGLGVGEPLSRVRCEETGRQLAGGTERVALLVMGDGTNCRTVKAPGYFDERATAFDAEAARALGSADADALLALDEELAYELNASGRSCWQVLAGAAAAGGSALRGRLLYDEAPYGVGYFVTSWT, encoded by the coding sequence ATGCTTGTCGCCGCCGCCACGTGCCCCAGCCCGCCCCTGCTCGTCCCCGAGGTCGCCGGAGGCGCGGCCCACGAGATGGACGCCGCCCGCGCCGCGTGCGACGAGGCGCTCGGCGCCCTCGCGGACGCACGCCCCGACAGTCTCGTCGTCATCGGCCCGGCGGAGCAGCCCGCCCGGGGCACGCACCCGCAGGGCGCGCGGGGTTCCTTCCGCGGCTTCGGCGTGGACCTGGACGTCTCCCTCGGCAAGGGGGAGCCTCCCGCCGAGGCGCGTCCGCTTCCCTCGTCCCTGGCCGTCGGCGCATGGCTGCTGGCGCGTGAGGGCTGGACGACCTCGCCCGTGGAGGGCCTCGGGGTCGGCGAACCGCTCAGCCGGGTGCGGTGCGAGGAGACAGGGCGTCAACTCGCCGGCGGCACCGAACGGGTGGCCCTTCTCGTGATGGGCGACGGCACCAACTGCCGCACGGTCAAGGCCCCCGGCTACTTCGACGAACGCGCCACGGCCTTCGACGCCGAGGCGGCCCGCGCCCTGGGAAGCGCGGACGCCGACGCCCTGCTGGCGCTGGACGAGGAACTCGCGTACGAGCTGAACGCGTCAGGCCGCTCCTGCTGGCAGGTGCTCGCCGGCGCGGCGGCCGCCGGCGGCAGTGCGCTGCGCGGGCGGCTGCTGTACGACGAA
- a CDS encoding oxidoreductase, translating into MTTPGWTAQQLPDLSGRTVVVTGANSGLGLVTARETARAGAHVVLAVRDTARGEAAASTVQGSTEVRRLDLADLASVRAFAEKWEGRLDILVNNAGVMAIPERRTADGFEMQIGTNHLGHFALTNLLLPHITGRVVTVSSMAHRTGRIAFDDINSRGGYSRWRAYGQSKLANLLFTAELARRLESVGSPVTAHAAHPGYSATNLQGHTTNKAEKAFMAATNRLVAQPDEMGALPSLYAATQPLPSGSYTGPGGLMESRGYPAPARRSAAAKNARDAERLWGLSESLTGVAFPLTSAAPGRA; encoded by the coding sequence ATGACTACTCCAGGATGGACAGCACAGCAGCTCCCCGACCTCTCCGGCCGCACGGTCGTCGTGACCGGAGCCAACAGCGGCCTCGGTCTCGTCACCGCGCGGGAGACGGCACGTGCCGGGGCGCACGTCGTCCTCGCCGTACGGGACACGGCGCGCGGCGAGGCCGCGGCATCCACGGTGCAGGGCAGCACCGAGGTGCGGCGGCTGGATCTCGCCGACCTGGCCTCCGTACGCGCCTTCGCAGAGAAGTGGGAGGGCAGGCTCGACATCCTGGTCAACAACGCGGGCGTCATGGCGATACCCGAGCGCCGCACGGCCGACGGCTTCGAGATGCAGATCGGCACCAACCACCTCGGCCACTTCGCCCTCACCAACCTCCTGCTGCCGCACATCACCGGCCGCGTCGTGACCGTCTCCTCCATGGCGCACCGCACCGGCCGCATCGCCTTCGACGACATCAACTCCCGTGGCGGGTACAGCCGTTGGCGGGCGTACGGGCAGTCCAAGCTCGCCAACCTCCTCTTCACCGCCGAACTCGCGCGGCGGCTCGAGTCCGTGGGGTCGCCCGTCACGGCGCACGCCGCCCACCCCGGGTACTCCGCGACCAACCTCCAGGGCCACACGACGAACAAGGCCGAGAAGGCGTTCATGGCCGCCACGAACCGGCTGGTCGCGCAGCCCGACGAGATGGGTGCCCTGCCGTCGCTCTACGCCGCCACCCAGCCGCTGCCGAGCGGCAGTTACACCGGCCCCGGCGGTCTGATGGAGAGCCGCGGATACCCGGCACCGGCCCGCAGGAGCGCCGCCGCGAAGAACGCGCGTGACGCCGAGCGCCTCTGGGGGCTCTCGGAGAGCCTCACCGGTGTCGCCTTCCCCCTCACGTCGGCGGCCCCGGGACGCGCCTGA
- a CDS encoding WD40 repeat domain-containing serine/threonine protein kinase produces MSEVGRGGPAHPPAGGGVGPGWPTAAPAARPLGSGDPAEVGPYRLEAVLGAGGMGRVYLGRTPAGSEVAVKLVHREFAGDRAFRRRFELEVAAARRVQGLYTVPVVDADLRAEEPWLATAYVPGPSLQDAVEEEGPLQVDAALGLIARVAEALQSIHAAGVIHRDLKPSNILLTGEGPKVIDFGIARAADVTSVTGTGMRAGTPAYMAPEYIKGQELTGAVDIFALGLIAHFAVTGRLAFGGGSAHSVTYRILEQDPDLHDCPEPLRTIAARCLHKDPHQRPTPTDVIHHCRTTPTPERTVVDVHSAPTQPAHPAVPGAPGSPDVVGAPAPPPARQDPAQGTPRQQPGSSQPAPHAPDQFSPNPYAPVQGWAGGRVSWIVIGSVLLVTALIAFFVPSHGGGEGSAPRLKPTTTLTSSDAVDEVAFSPDGKTLAAGVQAGKVRLWDVAGRKQRATLNQRNERGEEQALGISCLAFSPDGKRLAAVAADRTMGLWDLAARRQIATFTVSTSDPVRDVAFSPNGKVVATGGEDGKVRLWDARSREDRDLATLDHGQPVWDVAFSPDGRRVASAGYEPDGRTVRTGRLWNVADHKAGASFHHPESITRVAFSQDGQTLFTVGTEDKVRQWDAGSGREKDPLVDGGFISSSDDVESSPDGKTLATAHFSDVRLWDQEDGTPLAVLTGFEDGDQKVAFSPGGRLVATAAGDGKIRMWKVPKDG; encoded by the coding sequence ATGTCTGAGGTGGGCCGTGGTGGTCCGGCACATCCTCCTGCCGGGGGCGGTGTGGGGCCGGGGTGGCCGACGGCTGCGCCTGCTGCGCGGCCGCTGGGGTCGGGTGATCCGGCCGAGGTGGGTCCGTACCGGCTGGAGGCGGTCCTGGGTGCCGGTGGGATGGGCCGGGTGTATCTGGGACGAACCCCGGCGGGCAGCGAGGTGGCGGTGAAGCTGGTGCACCGCGAGTTCGCGGGTGACCGGGCCTTCCGTCGGCGCTTCGAGTTGGAGGTGGCCGCGGCCCGCAGGGTGCAGGGGCTCTACACGGTGCCCGTGGTCGATGCGGACCTGCGGGCGGAGGAGCCGTGGCTGGCCACGGCCTACGTGCCGGGGCCCTCGTTGCAGGACGCGGTGGAGGAGGAGGGGCCGCTGCAGGTGGATGCGGCGCTGGGTCTGATCGCCAGGGTCGCCGAGGCGCTGCAGTCCATCCACGCCGCCGGGGTGATCCACCGGGATCTGAAGCCCTCCAACATCCTGCTGACCGGGGAGGGTCCCAAGGTCATCGACTTCGGTATCGCACGCGCCGCGGACGTCACCTCGGTGACCGGTACGGGGATGCGTGCGGGAACACCGGCCTATATGGCGCCCGAGTACATCAAGGGCCAGGAGCTGACCGGGGCGGTCGACATCTTCGCCCTCGGGCTGATCGCGCACTTCGCCGTCACCGGACGGCTGGCCTTCGGCGGCGGCAGCGCCCACAGCGTCACCTACCGCATCCTCGAACAGGACCCCGACCTGCACGACTGCCCCGAACCCCTCCGCACCATCGCCGCCCGATGCCTGCACAAAGACCCACACCAGCGCCCCACCCCCACCGACGTCATCCACCACTGCCGCACAACACCCACACCGGAACGCACGGTGGTCGACGTCCACTCGGCTCCGACTCAGCCCGCTCACCCGGCGGTCCCCGGCGCGCCTGGCTCACCGGATGTCGTCGGGGCTCCCGCGCCGCCTCCGGCGAGGCAGGACCCGGCCCAGGGGACGCCGCGTCAGCAACCGGGCTCCTCCCAGCCGGCTCCTCATGCACCGGATCAGTTCTCCCCGAACCCCTATGCGCCCGTGCAGGGTTGGGCAGGTGGACGGGTCAGCTGGATCGTGATCGGCAGCGTTCTGCTCGTCACGGCCTTGATCGCATTCTTCGTTCCCAGTCATGGCGGGGGCGAGGGCTCCGCTCCCCGGCTCAAGCCCACGACAACGCTGACCAGTTCCGACGCGGTTGACGAAGTGGCGTTCAGCCCCGACGGCAAGACTCTCGCCGCCGGTGTCCAGGCGGGCAAGGTCCGGCTGTGGGATGTGGCGGGGCGAAAGCAGCGCGCCACCCTCAACCAGCGCAACGAACGCGGCGAGGAGCAAGCGCTGGGGATCTCCTGTCTCGCGTTCAGTCCCGACGGCAAGAGGCTCGCCGCGGTGGCCGCTGACCGCACGATGGGACTGTGGGACCTCGCCGCGCGCCGGCAGATCGCGACCTTCACGGTGAGTACCTCGGATCCGGTCAGGGATGTGGCGTTCAGCCCGAACGGCAAGGTCGTCGCCACCGGCGGCGAGGACGGCAAGGTACGGCTGTGGGACGCCCGCAGCCGCGAGGACCGTGACCTCGCAACCCTCGACCACGGCCAGCCGGTGTGGGACGTCGCCTTCAGCCCGGACGGCCGGAGGGTGGCCTCCGCAGGCTACGAACCCGACGGCCGTACGGTTCGCACGGGGCGACTGTGGAACGTGGCCGACCACAAGGCCGGCGCCTCCTTCCACCACCCCGAGAGCATCACGCGTGTGGCGTTCAGCCAGGACGGCCAGACCCTGTTCACCGTCGGTACCGAGGACAAGGTGAGGCAGTGGGATGCGGGTAGCGGCCGCGAGAAGGACCCTCTCGTCGATGGAGGATTCATCTCTTCCTCCGACGACGTGGAATCCAGCCCTGACGGCAAGACGCTCGCCACCGCTCACTTCAGTGACGTGCGGCTGTGGGATCAGGAGGACGGCACACCGCTCGCCGTTCTGACGGGGTTCGAGGACGGCGACCAGAAGGTGGCCTTCAGCCCAGGAGGCCGGCTCGTCGCCACGGCGGCGGGCGACGGCAAGATCCGAATGTGGAAGGTCCCGAAGGACGGTTGA
- a CDS encoding P-loop NTPase fold protein: MAGIDPQQFSLINDEPVTDGQADLLGARGPAAQLARLLVDSRSSTPLTLAVDSGWGTGKSSLMRLVDLELTQTHGVRTVWYNAWTSTGADILEGLIKSVLLRFDKRVLRRTVQRVSDHGTVLKLIRASFLLVAGMFGLSPLVNELWKGLSVSPQARNEMRDAIRDAVKERVEAGEFAPEQLLVVFIDDLDRCSEETVLAVCEAVKVYLDVPGLVFVIGCDRSALASNGLLRDLSPAGSAFMEKIFQTTYRIPVPDGTGIEKFIDRCAKQSGIQVVLNADLISLIAERSGRNPRRIKKLINGFVLEVGLNPLWQDFVREDARSVISTLVLQHFYPDFYRMLVSSSDAGGDYGDVLTEFQMYRKVRLRLRLRPRQVEDGMASDEEVAGFFAQHLVRQPSLADMDSWKENLEELEQELPREFPDLVTDSGFTSLVDDLERQPRYEELIQRIRQRPSQIEDLEQPQAYEQVIQQLRQQPLPSTAEQTVGVPSQQYQYQPPPQYQLPQYQAPQYGAPPLADLPGARVPQPLADMSILWIDDNPASVELDVSAMRRAGAYVEVVEDRTEAERHLAAGDHDLLISDITRGTDREAGFKDVEGLRHGGFYTGPVIFFTGRVTPAREARAQQLEAEITAGPDKLQQLVARAAQERRSRGSSASSAVAPGDSSA; the protein is encoded by the coding sequence GTGGCCGGGATCGACCCGCAGCAGTTCTCACTGATCAACGACGAACCCGTCACCGACGGGCAAGCAGATCTGCTGGGTGCCCGCGGCCCCGCCGCACAACTGGCCAGGCTTCTGGTCGACTCCCGCAGCTCCACGCCCCTCACCCTGGCCGTCGACTCGGGCTGGGGCACCGGCAAGAGCAGCCTGATGCGTCTCGTCGACCTGGAGTTGACGCAGACTCACGGGGTGCGAACGGTCTGGTACAACGCCTGGACCTCCACCGGCGCGGACATCCTCGAGGGCCTGATCAAGTCCGTCCTGCTGCGGTTCGACAAGCGCGTCCTGCGCCGTACCGTTCAGAGGGTTTCCGACCACGGAACCGTCCTGAAGCTGATCCGCGCTTCGTTCCTGCTGGTCGCGGGGATGTTCGGCCTGAGCCCTCTGGTGAACGAGCTGTGGAAGGGACTGTCCGTGAGCCCGCAGGCCCGCAACGAGATGCGGGACGCGATCAGGGACGCGGTGAAGGAGCGCGTCGAGGCGGGCGAATTCGCGCCCGAGCAACTGCTGGTCGTTTTCATCGACGACCTGGACCGCTGCTCGGAGGAGACGGTTCTCGCGGTGTGCGAGGCCGTGAAGGTCTATCTGGACGTGCCCGGGCTCGTGTTCGTCATCGGCTGCGACCGCTCGGCACTCGCGTCCAACGGACTGCTGCGTGATCTGTCACCCGCCGGCTCGGCGTTCATGGAGAAGATCTTCCAGACGACCTACCGGATTCCCGTGCCGGACGGCACCGGAATCGAGAAGTTCATCGACCGCTGCGCGAAGCAGTCCGGCATTCAAGTGGTGCTGAACGCCGATCTGATCTCCCTGATCGCCGAGCGCTCCGGGCGCAATCCGCGGCGGATCAAGAAGCTGATCAACGGTTTCGTGCTGGAGGTCGGACTCAACCCGCTGTGGCAGGACTTCGTCCGCGAGGACGCGCGCAGCGTGATCAGCACCCTGGTGCTCCAGCACTTCTACCCCGACTTCTACAGGATGCTGGTCAGCAGCAGCGACGCGGGCGGCGACTACGGTGACGTGCTCACCGAGTTCCAGATGTACCGCAAGGTCCGGTTGCGGCTTCGGCTGCGGCCCCGGCAGGTCGAGGACGGGATGGCAAGCGACGAGGAAGTGGCGGGCTTCTTCGCGCAGCATCTGGTTCGGCAGCCTTCGCTGGCCGACATGGACTCCTGGAAGGAGAACCTGGAGGAACTCGAGCAGGAACTGCCGCGGGAATTCCCGGACTTGGTCACAGACAGCGGATTCACCTCACTCGTCGACGACTTGGAGCGGCAGCCCCGGTACGAGGAGCTGATCCAGCGGATCCGCCAACGCCCCTCGCAGATCGAGGACTTGGAGCAGCCGCAGGCGTATGAGCAAGTGATCCAGCAGCTCCGGCAGCAGCCGTTGCCCTCCACCGCCGAACAGACCGTGGGGGTCCCGTCGCAGCAGTACCAGTACCAGCCTCCGCCGCAGTACCAACTGCCGCAGTACCAGGCGCCCCAGTACGGCGCCCCGCCTCTCGCGGACCTCCCCGGGGCACGTGTCCCGCAACCGCTCGCGGACATGAGCATCCTGTGGATCGACGACAACCCGGCCAGCGTGGAGCTGGACGTCAGCGCGATGCGGCGGGCCGGAGCGTATGTCGAGGTCGTCGAGGACCGGACGGAGGCGGAGCGCCATCTGGCAGCCGGGGACCACGATCTGCTGATCTCCGACATCACTCGCGGCACGGACCGCGAGGCCGGGTTCAAGGATGTCGAAGGTCTTCGGCACGGAGGCTTCTACACGGGGCCGGTGATCTTCTTCACCGGACGCGTCACGCCCGCGCGCGAGGCAAGGGCCCAGCAGTTGGAGGCGGAGATCACGGCGGGTCCGGACAAGTTGCAGCAACTTGTCGCCAGGGCCGCGCAGGAGCGCCGCTCGCGGGGGAGTTCAGCGAGCTCCGCGGTCGCGCCCGGCGACTCGTCCGCATGA
- the miaB gene encoding tRNA (N6-isopentenyl adenosine(37)-C2)-methylthiotransferase MiaB encodes MTAKTYELRTFGCQMNVHDSERMAGLLEEAGYVRAPEGAEGDGADVVVFNTCAVRENADNRLYGNLGQLAPKKAARPGMQIAVGGCLAQKDRETIVKKAPWVDVVFGTHNVGKLPVLLERARIQEEAQVEVAESLEAFPSTLPTRRESAYAAWVSVSVGCNNTCTFCIVPQLRGKEKDRRPGDILAEVEALVAEGVTEITLLGQNVNAYGSDIGDREAFSKLLRACGRIEGLERVRFTSPHPRDFTDDVIEAMAGTPNVMPQLHMPLQSGSSRVLKAMRRSYRQERFLSIIDKVRAAMPHAAISTDIIVGFPGETEEDFQETLHVVREARFAQAFTFQYSKRPGTPAAEMDGQIPKKTVQERYERLVALQEEISWEENKKQVGRTLELLVAEGEGRKNEATKRLSGRAPDNRLVHFARPAEQVRPGDMVTVEVTYAAPHHLLAEAPPTAVRRTRAGDAWEARNAAPDDATAKQGVMLGLPTVGAPEPLPADAGGSGCGVC; translated from the coding sequence ATGACTGCGAAGACTTATGAGCTGCGGACGTTCGGCTGCCAGATGAACGTCCACGACAGCGAGCGGATGGCGGGCCTGCTGGAGGAGGCGGGCTACGTGCGCGCGCCCGAGGGCGCGGAGGGCGACGGCGCTGACGTCGTCGTCTTCAACACCTGCGCGGTACGGGAGAACGCCGACAACCGCCTCTACGGCAATCTCGGTCAGCTCGCGCCGAAGAAGGCCGCACGGCCCGGCATGCAGATCGCGGTCGGCGGCTGCCTCGCGCAGAAGGACCGCGAGACGATCGTGAAGAAGGCCCCCTGGGTCGACGTCGTCTTCGGCACGCACAACGTCGGCAAGCTGCCGGTACTGCTGGAGCGGGCCCGCATCCAGGAGGAGGCGCAGGTCGAGGTCGCAGAATCGCTGGAGGCGTTTCCCTCGACACTGCCGACGCGGCGCGAGAGCGCGTACGCGGCCTGGGTCTCCGTCTCCGTCGGGTGCAACAACACCTGCACCTTCTGCATCGTCCCGCAGCTGCGCGGCAAGGAGAAGGACCGCAGGCCGGGCGACATCCTCGCCGAGGTCGAGGCGCTGGTCGCCGAGGGCGTCACCGAGATCACGCTGCTCGGCCAGAACGTCAACGCCTACGGGTCGGACATCGGCGACCGCGAGGCGTTCAGCAAACTGCTGCGGGCCTGCGGACGCATCGAGGGCCTGGAGCGCGTCCGCTTCACCTCGCCGCACCCGCGCGACTTCACCGACGACGTGATCGAGGCGATGGCCGGGACGCCGAACGTCATGCCGCAGCTCCACATGCCCCTGCAGTCCGGCTCGTCGCGGGTGCTGAAGGCCATGCGGCGCTCCTACCGGCAGGAGCGCTTCCTGAGCATCATCGACAAGGTCCGCGCGGCCATGCCGCACGCGGCGATCTCCACGGACATCATCGTGGGCTTCCCCGGCGAGACCGAGGAGGACTTCCAGGAGACGCTGCACGTGGTGCGGGAGGCGCGCTTCGCGCAGGCCTTCACCTTCCAGTACAGCAAGCGGCCCGGGACGCCCGCCGCCGAGATGGACGGGCAGATCCCGAAGAAGACCGTGCAGGAGCGGTACGAACGCCTCGTGGCCCTCCAGGAGGAGATCTCCTGGGAGGAGAACAAGAAGCAGGTCGGACGCACCCTCGAACTGCTCGTCGCCGAGGGCGAAGGACGCAAGAACGAGGCCACGAAGCGGCTGTCGGGGCGCGCCCCCGACAACCGCCTCGTGCACTTCGCCCGCCCCGCCGAGCAGGTGCGCCCGGGCGACATGGTCACCGTCGAGGTGACCTACGCGGCGCCCCACCACCTGCTCGCCGAGGCGCCGCCCACCGCCGTGCGCCGGACGCGGGCCGGCGACGCGTGGGAGGCGCGGAACGCAGCTCCCGACGATGCGACCGCGAAACAGGGCGTGATGCTGGGCCTGCCGACCGTCGGGGCGCCCGAGCCTCTGCCCGCCGACGCGGGCGGCAGCGGCTGCGGCGTCTGCTGA
- a CDS encoding PadR family transcriptional regulator, translating to MASRGMTQTAFFVLVALTDEPRHGYGIVQEVDALSDGRVQLRIGTLYGVLDRLAEDELIELDREEAHQGRLRRYYRLTDAGEAALSEEAERMAEGARTAARRVAGRRGSPGKQSPVHGTVRPGLAGGGA from the coding sequence ATGGCATCGAGAGGAATGACGCAGACGGCGTTCTTCGTCCTCGTCGCGCTGACCGACGAGCCGCGCCACGGCTACGGCATCGTGCAGGAGGTCGACGCGCTGTCGGACGGCCGCGTGCAGCTCCGGATCGGCACCCTCTACGGAGTGCTGGACCGGCTGGCGGAGGACGAGTTGATCGAGCTGGACCGCGAGGAGGCGCACCAGGGACGCCTGCGGCGCTACTACCGGCTGACCGACGCCGGTGAGGCGGCGCTGTCGGAGGAGGCGGAGCGCATGGCGGAGGGTGCGCGGACCGCGGCCCGGCGGGTGGCGGGCCGGCGCGGATCTCCCGGGAAGCAGTCACCCGTGCACGGGACGGTGCGCCCCGGACTCGCAGGGGGTGGCGCATGA
- a CDS encoding winged helix-turn-helix domain-containing protein — MTDPEIDPVLLDPTRLSIVSLLAATEWAEFGWVRDSVGMSDSALSKQVTTLSKHGYVEAEKGYVGKRPRTWLSLSKSGRGALEGHVSALQRIVDQSRQAGKAHDDRADRETDAGGSSPPTGG; from the coding sequence ATGACGGACCCCGAGATCGACCCCGTGCTCCTCGACCCCACGCGCCTGTCCATCGTGTCGCTGCTCGCGGCCACCGAGTGGGCCGAGTTCGGGTGGGTGCGGGACTCCGTGGGCATGTCCGACTCGGCGCTGTCCAAGCAGGTCACGACGTTGAGCAAGCATGGCTACGTCGAGGCCGAGAAGGGGTACGTGGGCAAGCGCCCGCGTACCTGGCTGAGCCTGAGCAAGTCCGGACGCGGAGCGCTGGAGGGCCATGTCTCCGCCCTCCAGCGGATCGTCGACCAGTCACGGCAGGCCGGCAAGGCACACGATGACCGGGCGGACCGGGAGACCGACGCCGGTGGGTCGTCGCCGCCCACCGGCGGCTGA
- a CDS encoding ATP-binding protein: MNTEIAPTEISAPVHQFAQLFSSTPRGARLARLMGTEQLAAWGWPYDDEVSRTGTLLVAELAANAATHGRVPGRSFRLRLLTGPGLLLPATLRVEVADAGQEFDPVPSRLPPEDSEAGRGLLLVDTLATRWGVVPRDPSGKTVWAELDFGAAGGI; encoded by the coding sequence GTGAATACCGAGATCGCCCCGACCGAAATCAGTGCGCCCGTCCACCAGTTCGCGCAGCTGTTCAGCTCGACGCCCCGAGGAGCCCGCCTCGCCCGTCTGATGGGAACCGAGCAACTGGCGGCGTGGGGCTGGCCGTACGACGACGAGGTCTCACGGACCGGCACTCTGCTGGTCGCCGAACTGGCCGCGAACGCCGCCACCCACGGGCGCGTGCCCGGGCGCAGCTTCCGTCTGCGTCTGCTGACCGGCCCGGGTCTTCTCCTTCCCGCCACGCTCCGGGTCGAAGTCGCCGACGCCGGGCAGGAGTTCGACCCCGTCCCATCTCGATTGCCGCCCGAGGACTCCGAGGCGGGGCGCGGCCTGCTGCTCGTCGACACGCTCGCCACCCGCTGGGGCGTCGTCCCGAGAGACCCCTCGGGAAAGACCGTGTGGGCCGAATTGGATTTCGGCGCAGCCGGAGGGATCTGA
- a CDS encoding TetR/AcrR family transcriptional regulator: MRARSYHHGNLRAALLARAEETMRERGVAALSLRELARETGVSHGAPRRHFGDRQALLDALAEDGFVRLGQDLDAAVREAEPECTAQLQALARAYVRFATRHAALLELMYAGKHREGAESVYAAAERAFAVSLGVISSAQESGELVAGDPEYLAQLALATLHGLTAMANSGMLDAEELEAVVPDAVEKLLHGLRRR, from the coding sequence ATGCGCGCCCGCTCCTACCACCACGGCAATCTCCGCGCCGCCCTCCTCGCACGTGCCGAGGAGACGATGCGCGAGCGCGGCGTCGCTGCACTCTCCCTCCGCGAGCTGGCTCGCGAGACCGGCGTCAGCCACGGCGCCCCCCGGCGCCACTTCGGCGACCGTCAGGCGCTGCTCGACGCACTCGCCGAGGACGGTTTCGTACGCCTCGGCCAGGACCTCGACGCCGCCGTGCGGGAAGCCGAACCGGAATGCACCGCGCAGCTGCAGGCCCTCGCCCGTGCCTACGTCCGCTTCGCCACCCGGCACGCGGCCCTGCTGGAGCTGATGTACGCCGGGAAGCACCGCGAGGGCGCCGAGTCCGTGTACGCGGCGGCGGAGCGGGCGTTCGCCGTCTCGCTCGGCGTGATCTCCAGCGCGCAGGAGTCCGGCGAGCTCGTGGCCGGCGATCCCGAATACCTGGCCCAGCTGGCACTCGCGACGCTCCACGGGCTGACCGCCATGGCCAACAGCGGGATGCTCGACGCCGAGGAGCTGGAGGCCGTCGTGCCCGACGCCGTCGAGAAACTCCTCCACGGGCTGCGGCGACGGTGA